The genomic DNA GAAGCGCGTTGCTGGTCAGCAATGAAGAGGTCCAGTTTATTCGCCACAATCAAAATTGGAACAGGCTTGCTTTGACAAAGGTCCACCAGATCGGCATACCATTTCAAAAGTTGTGTAAACGATGTTGAAGATGTCATGTCGTAGACCAACATTACTGCATCAGCTTGCCGGAAGAACGATGCCCCCAATGAAGCTGCGTCGGTGTGTCGCCTTTGACGTTTCGAATAGAATCGTTCCCGACCAGGCGTATcctgaaagaaaaagaactcTGAGTTTACGCCCGTCTTCAGCCAAAAGCAGCTGCGTTCCTTTTTAAATACGATGCCTACGAGCCTGCCCGTGGGCCCAATGACTTACCCACATTTGAAGATTGATGAGAACATGTGAATCCGTAGACGACGAATTATGCTCCTGCAAAGGATTCGGCACGCGTCCCGTATAGAAGTCGGAGCCTAGCGTAGGCACACGAGTTCCAGCCTGAAAGGCATTGTGAAAATATCGCCTCAAGAGGGACGTCTTTCCGGCACCAGCTGCACCGAGTACCAGGCACTGTAGCTTAACTCGGCATCGCTGATGTTGGGGCTGGGGAACTCGGTGCATTGGAACCCCTTTCTGCATTGCGAATTCAGTGTGAATTTTTTTTAAGAATGGAAGAGATGTTTCTGGACCATATCAAAATGCAATTCGATAGTATCCTCTGTTATCGTATCGCGGTAGCGATTCTATATCGGGTTCGCAACACGGTATGCTTTCCAGAATATGAACAAGGAGATGTTTGTAGTCTCTGTGGAAGCATCAGTAGGAAAGTACACCGAATCTAAGCATGGCCTGTTCTCCTTCTGGCAGTGATATAGCAGTTGGGATCCTACTTCGTGTTTTGTCGGTCTGTCTTGAAATTTATAGAGTCACTGAACTTCCATTAGCGCTaacttcacagtcacagtcagcaattTGTTTTTCACCATGGTGGTGGCGGGGTCCAGAAAGCGAAGAATTCCAACACTAGGTTGGCCATGGAAGGGATATATCCCAACGACAAAAGTCTTgcttaactgtaaattgttGGTTGAAAGGACAGACAGGTCTACACGAATCCTGTGGTCTTTAGCCATAAATCAGACATTCTCGAATTTTGATAGCACAAGAATGGCAAGACCTGCAACGTTGTTTTTGCTCGCCTGTCAACAAAATACACACTAGGTTTTTTTGGACCTGTTCTGCCAAACATCGGCAATCAACATGGTTGAGGTTACGCAGGACGCACCGCGCATGGATATCACCACATTTGCCGTAAATTTGCCACCAGCAATCGTACAAGGGTTCGACGAGCCCATTGTCGATGACAGTGTTGGCATCAGTCTGGGAGATCAGGGCATTGTGGGGACAATCACGTTTTCCAAGAAGGCCGCCACAATTTGGTTTGGCTGGGGATCGTTACAATCCTCCAAAACATCAGGCCCTGGCGGCAATGCGGGCTACGGGGCCACGCCAGTCGGGGCAAAATCCCTATGCGTCGGTACTGGTAAGAATGTTCGAACTTGGTAACTGCGTGGCTCCTCTCTAGCAATCGTTCTAATcccctttttcttttccatcagCACCCAATCTTTCTATGGGGCCGCTGGTTGTGGCGATGCCTC from Phaeodactylum tricornutum CCAP 1055/1 chromosome 22, whole genome shotgun sequence includes the following:
- a CDS encoding predicted protein — encoded protein: MQKGVPMHRVPQPQHQRCRVKLQCLVLGAAGAGKTSLLRRYFHNAFQAGTRVPTLGSDFYTGRVPNPLQEHNSSSTDSHVLINLQMWERSCFWLKTGVNSEFFFFQDTPGRERFYSKRQRRHTDAASLGASFFRQADAVMLVYDMTSSTSFTQLLKWYADLVDLCQSKPVPILIVANKLDLFIADQQRASTWVHPRRVSQRDVLGLAGSFRGNDFRYEYRVSTQLSPNPMKKKHQRKQSHRRMEISSFLANRENWTTDGSYLESLLNSEDASHPDREMVLLWCMRNGLKHVEVSAATGEHVDGAIDELIRLALLTKQSKNCDTKADLVGIESQPLYQRNDELNVQERYQSNEDRYLFQQRKNMI
- a CDS encoding predicted protein, with protein sequence MVEVTQDAPRMDITTFAVNLPPAIVQGFDEPIVDDSVGISLGDQGIVGTITFSKKAATIWFGWGSLQSSKTSGPGGNAGYGATPVGAKSLCVGTAPNLSMGPLVVAMPRPRYKGSLSISAEPSTSKLIGYDDEGDEMVARQMSSRLSQRLGIAIFVSCSFTGAPAMATDGVDQSIVQHRAAAFAEREVYRILNKKLNSV